In the genome of Gadus morhua chromosome 14, gadMor3.0, whole genome shotgun sequence, one region contains:
- the pou4f1 gene encoding POU domain, class 4, transcription factor 1 — protein MMSMNSKQTHFGMHPSLPEHKYTTLHSSSEAIRRACLQTPQLQSNIFASLDETLLARAEALAAVDIAVSQGKTHPFKPDATYHTMNTVPCSSNSTVPLAHHHHHHHHHHHPNHLDPPPDIMDHLSSPSLALMSGGHDGSGGGGGGGGGGGGGGGGGGLLSSSAHAHSHMHGLTHLSHHQAAMSMSSPLTHHHHGLLPGHHGGGLGNNGLPSINESDTDPRELEAFAERFKQRRIKLGVTQADVGGALANLKIPGVGSLSQSTICRFESLTLSHNNMIALKPILQAWLEEAEGAQREKMSKPDIFNGGEKKRKRTSIAAPEKRSLEAYFAVQPRPSSEKIAAIAEKLDLKKNVVRVWFCNQRQKQKRLKFSAAH, from the exons ATGATGTCCATGAACAGCAAGCAGACGCACTTCGGGATGCACCCGTCGCTCCCGGAGCACAAGTACACCACCCTGCATTCCAGCTCCGAGGCCATCCGCAGGGCGTGCCTACAGACCCCGCAG CTGCAGAGTAACATCTTCGCCAGTCTAGATGAGACGCTGCTGGCTCGCGCGGAGGCTCTCGCGGCCGTGGACATCGCCGTGTCGCAGGGCAAGACGCATCCCTTCAAACCGGACGCAACCTACCACACCATGAACACTGTCCCGTGCTCCTCCAACTCCACCGTGCCGctggcccaccaccaccaccaccaccatcaccaccaccacccgaacCACCTCGACCCCCCGCCGGACATCATGGACCACCtcagctcgccctctctcgcgcTCATGAGCGGCGGGCACGACGGGTCcggtggtggcggaggtggtggaggtggaggtggaggaggtggaggaggtgggggtctgCTCTCTTCCTCGGCCCACGCACACTCCCACATGCACGGCTTGACTCACCTGTCTCACCACCAGGCCGCTATGAGCATGAGCTCCCCCCtcacccatcaccaccacggCCTCCTCCCGGGACATCACGGCGGTGGCCTGGGTAATAACGGACTTCCATCCATCAACGAGTCGGACACGGACCCGCGGGAGCTGGAGGCCTTCGCAGAGCGCTTCAAGCAACGGAGGATCAAGCTGGGCGTGACCCAGGCGGACGTGGGGGGCGCGCTGGCCAACCTGAAGATCCCGGGCGTTGGGTCGCTCAGCCAGAGCACCATTTGCCGCTTCGAGTCGCTCACGCTGTCCCACAACAACATGATCGCGCTGAAGCCTATCCTGCAGGCCTGGCTCGAGGAGGCGGAGGGCGCCCAGCGGGAGAAGATGAGCAAACCGGACATTTTTAACGGCGGGGAGAAGAAGCGGAAGAGGACGTCGATCGCTGCCCCAGAGAAGCGGTCTCTGGAGGCGTACTTCGCCGTCCAGCCAAGGCCTTCGTCGGAGAAGATCGCGGCGATCGCGGAGAAGCTGGACCTGAAGAAGAACGTGGTGCGGGTCTGGTTCTGCaaccagagacagaaacagaaacgCTTAAAGTTCTCCGCTGCGCACTGA